From Drosophila nasuta strain 15112-1781.00 chromosome X, ASM2355853v1, whole genome shotgun sequence, one genomic window encodes:
- the LOC132796221 gene encoding uncharacterized protein LOC132796221, whose translation MAVVSIGYTSTNGYENDLDGFPYSQFVKNLYRMRREQQQREDATPMRPQYRRPRMRPRKIRMERRCNDPLYSPFEAFCLLLKSLHPKYHFEFYCFLWVPAAFAILAYVTFLNCY comes from the exons ATGGCTGTTGTGAGCATTGGCTATACTTCGACAAATGGATATGAGAATGACTTGGATGGGTTTCCTTACTCGCAGTTTGTGAAGAACCTCTATAGAATGAGgcgggagcagcagcagcgcgaAGATGCTACGCCAATGAGACCTCAGTACAGGCGACCAAGAATGC GACCACGCAAAATACGCATGGAACGACGCTGCAACGATCCGCTGTATTCGCCGTTTGAGGCTTTTTGTCTGCTCCTGAAATCCTTACATCCGAAATATCATTTCGAATTCTATTGCTTTCTGTGGGTTCCAGCTGCGTTCGCTATTCTGGCTTATGTCACTTTTTTGAATTGctattga
- the LOC132796896 gene encoding uncharacterized protein LOC132796896, with the protein MNPTGPNPDFSDLGLDLEGQPINNIVNNVNGTSEDDPSRGSHLMDFLSSLEFNDQGQTGNNIVSNSTIDYSTYDSRVQDVNEMLAGDFTWGGECFFDRPPEFEFPDPFATNIVAENGNQPEEYHNYQTQLADFNETFDENLMWESLNLMELPPNFEIKDQIPTEYNIDTVNVKQPIENSTNDGQLQEEMLWLSQNLTSTNDGQLQEEMQNLTSSYKMIDAEQFQNNNVNNSPIQNTISEAQLQTVNDVTLTEENLINQTPSYKINVNKSPIQNTISEAQLQTVNNVTLTEENLINQSPSYKINDQENVEMENNIITKLSNDNTSSEYQLQNDGTFGEDLSVATQNLNELTSSNDPKQTENNGVIMFPIYNTSLTSSSDPEQMENTEVIMFPTDNTIDEAQVPEENVMNPSHILIDLTPSFVINDPRISTEIGTIFDLPIQYTSEQIMNMEVVLWEDMFPNVPSNFGQTD; encoded by the exons ATGAACCCAACTGGACCAAATCCGGATTTTAGTGATCTAGGCTTAGACCTGGAAGGGCAACCCATTAATAACATTGTAAAC AATGTGAACGGGACGTCTGAGGATGACCCATCACGGGGATCACATCTTATGGATTTTCTTTCAAGTTTGGAGTTTAATGATCAAGGACAAACCGGAAATAATATTGTCAGCAACTCAACTATAGATTACAGCACATATGATTCCCGTGTGCAGGATGTAAATGAGATGTTGGCCGGAGACTTCACTTGGGGAGGAGAATGTTTTTTCGATCGGCCTCCAGAGTTTGAGTTTCCAGATCCATTTGCAACCAATATTGTTGCAGAGAATGGCAACCAACCAGAAGAATATCACAATTATCAAACACAGCTAGCGGACTTCAATGAGACATTCGATGAAAATCTGATGTGGGAATCACTAAATCTTATGGAACTGCCTCCAAATTTCGAGATTAAAGATCAAATCCCAACCGAATATAATATTGACACAGTGAATGTTAAGCAACCCATCGAAAATTCCACTAATGATGGCCAACTGCAGGAAGAAATGCTATGGCTATCACAAAATCTGACTTCCACTAATGATGGCCAACTGCAGGAAGAAATGCAGAATCTGACTTCAAGTTATAAGATGATCGATGCAGAGCAAttccaaaataataatgtcaacAATTCACCAATTCAAAATACTATTTCCGAGGCCCAATTGCAGACAGTGAATGATGTCACATTGACCGAAGAAAATCTTATAAATCAGACTCCAAGTTATAAGATCAATGTCAACAAATCACCAATTCAAAATACTATTTCCGAGGCCCAATTGCAGACAGTGAATAATGTCACATTGACCGAAGAAAATCTTATAAATCAGTCTCCAAGTTATAAGATCAATGATCAAGAAAACGttgaaatggaaaacaatATTATCACCAAGTTATCAAACGATAATACTTCCTCTGAATACCAATTACAGAATGATGGAACATTCGGCGAAGATCTGTCAGTTGCCACTCAAAATCTAAACGAACTCACTTCGAGCAACGATCCCAAACAGACGGAAAATAATGGAGTCATTATGTTCCCAATATATAATACCTCACTCACTTCAAGCAGCGATCCCGAACAGATGGAAAATACTGAAGTCATTATGTTCCCAACAGATAACACCATTGATGAGGCCCAAGTACCGGAGGAAAACGTGATGAATCCATCACACATCCTTATCGATCTGACGCCAAGTTTTGTGATCAATGATCCTCGCATATCGACTGAGATCGGTACGATCTTTGATTTGCCCATTCAGTACACTTCGGAGCAAATCATGAATATGGAGGTGGTTCTTTGGGAGGATATGTTTCCGAATGTACCCTCAAACTTTGGGCAGACAGATTAG
- the LOC132796897 gene encoding uncharacterized protein LOC132796897, whose product MADMRLIYSSPNESESDSDGFPYSQFVKNLYKKARRRPRGNQSPTMSRIIMETSSLRIYDPHSPMDAFCLLLKSLNPKYHKFFYFLCTLTGFAILAYVTYLKYY is encoded by the exons ATGGCTGATATGAGGCTTATATATAGTTCACCGAATGAAAGTGAGAGTGACTCTGATGGGTTCCCTTACTCGCAGTTTGTGAAGAACCTCTATAAAAAAGCGAGGAGGCGTCCACGTGGCAATCAATCGCCCACAATGA GCAGGATCATCATGGAAACTTCATCATTACGAATTTACGATCCGCATTCGCCGATGGATGCTTTTTGTCTACTCCTCAAATCACTTAATCCGAAATATCACAAATTCTTTTACTTTCTGTGCACTCTAACTGGGTTCGCTATTCTGGCTTATGTGACTTATTTAAAGTACTATTGA
- the LOC132795950 gene encoding uncharacterized protein LOC132795950 isoform X1, which translates to MARKQLLQLLLALMLQTQTLSQILDTGLLEQTMNDIPHVHVMLRLRQLHEDAANANARWFMQRTETPHCTHSYDEEQSLPGVDSRDSLALVIGLPQLISNSGAAALMQRAGVFFYIIGDALGELSEQQLLQVEQSCRQLWIRRKIYNRYIITDTAIYIYDPFARRDANGMDAWEASFGRLLPFMGGEPLPELLFHNMRGYPLRVQIFKSVYARPVFDPETGLLAELTGVDWEVAQALRDLLNFTMDLQEPDKNYFGERSANGSYNGAIGSIQNDGLDICLTGFFVKDYLVQDDMDFTVAVYDDQLCIYVPKASPIPQSILPIFAVGYDIWLGFILMAFVCAFIWLLLRVINLRLRIVTVAGRRLWQQALAIVVDTWVVWVRVNLSHLPDSYAERMFIGSLCLVSVIFGAIFESSLATVYIHPLHYKDIMTMQDLDDSGLKVVYKYTSMADDLFFSETSPLFASLNKKLWWNRDLNADVTLEVATVGGKAGVSRYNSLIMESANFLLTQRIWIVPECPKYYTISYVLPRDAPWEEAVNTQLLRLLNAGLIHKWILDQKYRVTMRMRTILNQAEDNASPIRVLTIGDLQLAFYVVIVGTLLASLGFIGEHVWLRHSLRGSRKKL; encoded by the exons ATGGCACGCAAGCAGTTGTTGCAACTTCTGCTCGCCTTGATGCTGCAGACACAGACGCTGTCGCAGATACTGGACACTGGACTCCTAGAGCAGACAATGAACGACATTCCCCACGTGCATGTGATGCTGCGACTCAGGCAGCTGCACGAGGATGCGGCCAATGCGAATGCCCGCTGGTTCATGCAACGCACGGAGACGCCACACTGCACGCACAGCTACGATGAGGAGCAGTCGCTGCCAGGCGTGGACAGTCGCGATAGCCTCGCTCTGGTCATCGGTCTGCCGCAATTAATCTCGAACAGCGGTGCCGCAGCTTTGATGCAACGAGCTGGCGTCTTTTTCTACATCATTGGCGACGCCCTCGGCGAGCTGAGcgaacagcagctgctgcaagtGGAGCAGAGCTGCCGGCAATTGTGGATTCGTCGCAAGATCTACAACCGCTACATCATCACCGATACCGCCATCTACATCTATGATCCCTTTGCACGCCGCGATGCGAACGGAATGGATGCCTGGGAGGCGTCTTTTGGTCGCCTCTTGCCCTTCATGGGTGGCGAGCCATTGCCTGAGCTGTTGTTCCACAACATGCGCGGCTATCCGCTGCGTGTGCAGATCTTCAAGTCGGTCTATGCACGGCCCGTCTTCGATCCCGAGACGGGACTGCTCGCTGAGCTCACTGGCGTCGACTGGGAAGTGGCGCAGGCACTGCGAGATCTGCTTAACTTCACAATGGATCTGCAGGAGCCCGACAAGAACTACTTTGG CGAACGCAGCGCGAATGGCAGCTACAATGGCGCCATCGGATCCATTCAGAACGATGGCCTGGACATTTGTCTGACGGGCTTCTTTGTCAAGGATTATCTGGTGCAGGATGACATGGACTTTACGGTGGCCGTCTACGATGATCAACTGTGCATCTACGTGCCCAAAGCGAGTCCCATACCACAGTCCATACTGCCCATCTTTGCGGTGGGCTACGACATCTGGCTGGGCTTCATACTGATGGCCTTTGTGTGCGCCTTCAtctggctgctgttgcgcgTGATCAATCTGCGGCTGCGCATCGTGACGGTGGCCGGACGTCGATTGTGGCAACAGGCGTTGGCCATTGTCGTGGACACGTGGGTGGTGTGGGTGCGTGTGAATCTATCGCATCTCCCCGATAGCTATGCAGAGCGCATGTTCATTGGTTCGCTGTGCCTGGTCAGCGTCATCTTTGGGGCCATCTTCGAATCAAGCTTGGCCACCGTGTACATTCATCCGCTGCACTACAAAGACATCATGACGATGCAGGATTTAGACGACAGCGGACTGAAGGTTGTGTACAAGTACACCTCGATGGCCGATGATTTGTTCTTCAGCGAGACTTCGCCATTGTTTGCCAGCCTCAATAAGAAACTCTGGTGGAATCGCGATCTCAATGCCGATGTCACTCTTGAGGTGGCCACCGTGGGCGGCAAGGCGGGCGTCTCACGCTACAACTCGCTGATCATGGAGTCGGCCAACTTTTTGCTAACGCAACGCATTTGGATTGTGCCCGAGTGTCCCAAGTACTACACCATCTCGTATGTGCTGCCCCGCGACGCCCCTTGGGAGGAGGCAGTCAATACTCAACTGTTGCGACTGCTCAACGCTGGGCTCATCCACAAATGGATTCTGGATCAAAAGTATCGGGTGACTATGAGGATGCGCACCATCCTCAATCAGGCTGAGGACAACGCCAGCCCAATTCGGGTCCTAACCATCGGGGATCTTCAGCTCGCCTTCTATGTGGTCATTGTGGGCACTCTTCTTGCATCGCTAGGATTTATCGGGGAGCACGTGTGGCTGCGACATAGTTTGCGTGGCTCACGCAAGAAGCTATAA
- the LOC132795950 gene encoding uncharacterized protein LOC132795950 isoform X2: MDFTVAVYDDQLCIYVPKASPIPQSILPIFAVGYDIWLGFILMAFVCAFIWLLLRVINLRLRIVTVAGRRLWQQALAIVVDTWVVWVRVNLSHLPDSYAERMFIGSLCLVSVIFGAIFESSLATVYIHPLHYKDIMTMQDLDDSGLKVVYKYTSMADDLFFSETSPLFASLNKKLWWNRDLNADVTLEVATVGGKAGVSRYNSLIMESANFLLTQRIWIVPECPKYYTISYVLPRDAPWEEAVNTQLLRLLNAGLIHKWILDQKYRVTMRMRTILNQAEDNASPIRVLTIGDLQLAFYVVIVGTLLASLGFIGEHVWLRHSLRGSRKKL; encoded by the coding sequence ATGGACTTTACGGTGGCCGTCTACGATGATCAACTGTGCATCTACGTGCCCAAAGCGAGTCCCATACCACAGTCCATACTGCCCATCTTTGCGGTGGGCTACGACATCTGGCTGGGCTTCATACTGATGGCCTTTGTGTGCGCCTTCAtctggctgctgttgcgcgTGATCAATCTGCGGCTGCGCATCGTGACGGTGGCCGGACGTCGATTGTGGCAACAGGCGTTGGCCATTGTCGTGGACACGTGGGTGGTGTGGGTGCGTGTGAATCTATCGCATCTCCCCGATAGCTATGCAGAGCGCATGTTCATTGGTTCGCTGTGCCTGGTCAGCGTCATCTTTGGGGCCATCTTCGAATCAAGCTTGGCCACCGTGTACATTCATCCGCTGCACTACAAAGACATCATGACGATGCAGGATTTAGACGACAGCGGACTGAAGGTTGTGTACAAGTACACCTCGATGGCCGATGATTTGTTCTTCAGCGAGACTTCGCCATTGTTTGCCAGCCTCAATAAGAAACTCTGGTGGAATCGCGATCTCAATGCCGATGTCACTCTTGAGGTGGCCACCGTGGGCGGCAAGGCGGGCGTCTCACGCTACAACTCGCTGATCATGGAGTCGGCCAACTTTTTGCTAACGCAACGCATTTGGATTGTGCCCGAGTGTCCCAAGTACTACACCATCTCGTATGTGCTGCCCCGCGACGCCCCTTGGGAGGAGGCAGTCAATACTCAACTGTTGCGACTGCTCAACGCTGGGCTCATCCACAAATGGATTCTGGATCAAAAGTATCGGGTGACTATGAGGATGCGCACCATCCTCAATCAGGCTGAGGACAACGCCAGCCCAATTCGGGTCCTAACCATCGGGGATCTTCAGCTCGCCTTCTATGTGGTCATTGTGGGCACTCTTCTTGCATCGCTAGGATTTATCGGGGAGCACGTGTGGCTGCGACATAGTTTGCGTGGCTCACGCAAGAAGCTATAA
- the LOC132795597 gene encoding protein sisterless A: protein MEQSNLYKQPVYTYYPSAEMMMLHPLPMKKPSLMQYNNKPEQIDQMVEQELQLLKSHYANEEQRYVDQMLIANPITVERRPPATRPEETTETTTTTTTTATPTPASSRDVQRQRAESCRKSRYNNKIKKAKLRFRHKYACNQLTESTKLLSCMRDVIAQAEAQLLARGFNRAALERMRHNFGVDRCGDAPEPNSMMNMNMNH from the coding sequence atggAGCAGAGCAATCTTTACAAGCAACCAGTGTACACATACTATCCAAGTGCTGAGATGATGATGCTTCATCCGCTGCCGATGAAGAAACCCAGTTTGATGCAGTACAACAATAAGCCGGAGCAGATTGATCAGATGGTGGAGCAGGAGCTGCAGCTTCTGAAGTCACACTATGCCAACGAGGAGCAACGTTACGTCGACCAGATGCTGATCGCTAATCCCATCACCGTGGAGCGACGTCCGCCAGCCACGCGACCCGAAGAGACAaccgaaacaacaacaacgacaacgacaactgcGACTCCGACTCCGGCCTCCAGTCGCGACGTGCAACGCCAGCGAGCAGAATCGTGCCGCAAGTCgcgctacaacaacaagatcaAGAAGGCCAAGCTGCGATTCCGGCACAAGTACGCCTGCAACCAGCTGACGGAGAGTACCAAACTCTTGAGCTGCATGCGCGACGTGATCGCCCAGGCGGAGGCGCAGCTCCTTGCCCGCGGCTTCAATCGCGCCGCCTTGGAGCGCATGCGTCACAACTTTGGCGTCGACCGCTGTGGCGATGCCCCCGAGCCCAACAGCATGATGAACATGAACATGAATCACTGA
- the LOC132795211 gene encoding protein BUD31 homolog translates to MPKVRRSRKPPPDGWELIEPTLEELEQKMREAETEPHEGKRITESLWPIFKIHHQKTRYIYDLFYRRKAISRELYDYCLKEKIADGNLIAKWKKSGYENLCCLRCIQTRDTNFGTNCICRVPKSKLEEGRIVECVHCGCRGCSG, encoded by the exons atgccaaaagTGCGTCGCAGTCGTAAACCTCCACCAGATGGTTGGGAATTGATTGAACCAACATTGGAGGAGCTGGAACAGAAAATGCGCGAAG CGGAAACTGAACCACACGAGGGCAAGCGCATCACAGAATCGTTGTGGCCCATCTTTAAGATACATCACCAGAAGACGCGCTACATCTATGATTTGTTCTATCGCCGCAAAGCCATTAGCCGGGAATTGTACGACTATTGTTTGAAAGAGAAGATCGCCGATGGCAACCTGATAGCCAAATGGAAGAAGTCCGGCTATGAGAATCTTTGCTGCCTGCGTTGCATACAAACACGTGACACGAACTTCGGCACGAATTGCATTTGCCGTGTGCCAAAATCAAAACTGGAGGAGGGACGCATTGTGGAATGCGTGCACTGCGGATGTCGCGGCTGCTCTGGATAA